In Pseudomonas poae, a single genomic region encodes these proteins:
- a CDS encoding response regulator gives MSQTSTILVIDDEPQIRKFLRISLASQGYKVIEAGTGNEGLAQAALSKPDLLVLDLGLPDMDGQQVLREFREWSTVPVLVLSVRASEGQKVEALDGGANDYVTKPFGIQEFLARVRALLRQASAGEAQEAALRFGPLTVDLAYRRVLLDGVEVALTRKEYAVLAQLARHPGRVITQQQLLKDIWGPTHTEDSHYLRIVVGHLRQKLADDPMQPRFIVTEAGVGYRLLSA, from the coding sequence ATGAGCCAGACCTCGACGATTTTGGTCATTGATGACGAACCGCAGATCCGCAAATTCCTGCGCATCAGCCTGGCCTCCCAAGGCTATAAAGTGATCGAGGCCGGCACCGGCAATGAAGGCTTGGCGCAGGCGGCGTTGAGCAAGCCGGACCTGCTGGTGCTCGACCTCGGCCTCCCTGACATGGACGGCCAGCAAGTGCTGCGCGAGTTTCGCGAATGGTCGACGGTGCCGGTGCTGGTGCTGTCGGTACGGGCCAGCGAAGGGCAGAAAGTCGAAGCCCTCGACGGCGGTGCCAACGACTACGTGACCAAGCCGTTTGGCATCCAGGAATTTCTCGCCCGCGTGCGTGCGTTACTGCGCCAGGCGTCGGCGGGAGAGGCTCAGGAAGCGGCCTTGCGTTTTGGCCCGCTGACGGTAGACCTGGCCTACCGCCGCGTACTGCTGGACGGCGTCGAAGTGGCGCTCACCCGCAAGGAATACGCGGTGCTGGCGCAACTGGCGCGGCATCCAGGACGGGTGATCACCCAGCAGCAATTGCTCAAGGATATCTGGGGGCCGACTCATACCGAAGACAGCCACTACTTGCGGATTGTGGTGGGGCATTTGCGTCAGAAGTTGGCGGATGATCCGATGCAGCCACGGTTTATCGTGACGGAGGCGGGGGTGGGGTATCGGTTGTTGAGTGCCTAG